The proteins below are encoded in one region of Reichenbachiella sp. 5M10:
- the hemA gene encoding glutamyl-tRNA reductase — MHNQFKAVGLSYKETPLHVREIFSMDQKAVKAFLRLLDEYAEISEALVISTCNRTEIYYSSAHDQFDTILKLMGVAQGISDTSAYREYFINYVDHDVAVLQLFNVSLGLEAQVVGDLQIINQVKNAYQWSADENLAGPFIHRLLHTIFFTNKRVVQETAFRDGAASVSYATVDLISELTQAIGTPKILVLGLGEIGEDVARNLEKIQSKEVFICNRSEDKASALAQELGYQSIPFGEYQTAVSHADVIISSVHVEEPLITKSLFADRSVLSHKYLFDLSVPRSIEQDIEKVNGLLLYNIDNIQAKTSKALEKRLAAIPQVQQIIQEALSEFANWSQEMEVSPVINKLKNALEDIRKNEIARHLKKVSEEESELIDKVTKSMMQKIIKLPVLQLKAACKRGEAESLIEVLNDLFNLEQTETIDK; from the coding sequence ATGCACAATCAATTTAAAGCAGTAGGATTATCATATAAGGAAACCCCTCTCCACGTACGAGAGATCTTCTCCATGGATCAAAAAGCCGTCAAGGCATTTTTGCGCCTGCTTGATGAATATGCAGAAATATCTGAAGCACTCGTCATCTCGACTTGCAACCGGACCGAAATTTACTACTCATCGGCTCATGATCAATTCGATACGATTCTCAAATTAATGGGCGTGGCACAAGGTATCTCTGACACCAGTGCATACCGAGAGTATTTCATCAACTATGTGGATCATGATGTAGCGGTCTTACAATTATTCAACGTCTCACTAGGTCTCGAAGCACAAGTAGTCGGTGATTTACAAATCATCAATCAAGTCAAAAACGCCTACCAATGGTCAGCTGACGAAAACCTTGCAGGACCTTTCATTCACCGCCTGCTACACACTATTTTCTTCACCAACAAAAGAGTGGTACAAGAAACGGCGTTCAGAGACGGGGCGGCCTCTGTCTCTTACGCGACAGTCGACTTGATCAGCGAACTCACACAAGCCATTGGTACTCCTAAAATCCTCGTGCTCGGGCTGGGTGAGATCGGAGAAGATGTCGCTCGAAATCTAGAGAAAATTCAAAGCAAAGAGGTCTTCATTTGCAACCGCAGCGAAGACAAGGCATCAGCTCTGGCCCAAGAACTCGGATATCAAAGTATTCCTTTTGGAGAATATCAAACTGCAGTCAGTCATGCTGACGTGATCATCTCTTCTGTCCATGTAGAAGAACCTCTGATCACCAAGTCGCTGTTTGCTGACCGTAGTGTGCTTAGCCACAAATACCTCTTCGATCTATCGGTCCCCCGTAGTATAGAGCAAGACATCGAAAAGGTAAACGGACTACTGCTCTACAACATCGACAACATCCAGGCAAAAACATCCAAAGCATTGGAAAAAAGGCTCGCTGCTATCCCACAGGTACAGCAAATCATACAAGAAGCCCTTTCTGAGTTTGCCAATTGGTCGCAAGAAATGGAAGTCTCTCCTGTGATCAATAAACTCAAAAATGCCCTCGAAGACATTCGCAAAAACGAAATAGCCCGGCACCTCAAAAAGGTCAGTGAAGAAGAATCTGAGTTGATCGATAAGGTCACCAAAAGCATGATGCAAAAAATCATCAAACTACCCGTCCTACAACTCAAAGCAGCTTGCAAAAGAGGAGAAGCAGAATCACTCATCGAAGTTCTCAACGATCTCTTCAACCTAGAGCAAACAGAGACAATTGACAAATAA
- a CDS encoding WG repeat-containing protein: MGLKNKSGKILITPRYDKLGWSDGSDLSTDDVIGYQQGQLWGLVSLSNKRVTAAKYYSLRAVHRGLIIASLKGRFSNLLFYGTINSKGQTIIDFQNQSLEVDHDLLILSEKRNNQRYYGLYNQSNQELLPKQYHHIQHLHRDLFSYTDTLGYTGVIHRNGSIKLPPELDSLSLLNEEYIKTYRTGKEGLLDAQGQVILPPLYKTIIDKYNYVPFAQYEIKDTTDQVLNTWSADSIQWIGDRFIAIYTNGWMDVKNSQNETIYEGRQPLRVRAFKEHLILQRPNRSDIISPSEHSFSQMSFDSIKVDTHYLFGYSDHAWNIYNNFGRQLNEKSIEDILPESNNLIPVQRNGYWGYLDHRGNTAITYKYDEVTPFVGQIARVKYLGYQQLINQFGEVVGEASYDSIWVKNNNTAVTRSRSRTDILNNNGAALFQTYNTLAPHTMGYLEVTENNKIGLVNHRGKTLFHPEYDYISDLIQDKFIILKRGNEIAVSYKDGSYLIPFTSRFEDILDISEGMLSIQKNGKYGFINFDQELHIAHRYDSVGVFSGQLAPVKLNGHWGFVSPKEELLIQPNLDSVSHFSNHMSIVKREDHYGIYNDQGELKVAIEYDAIRRTSHQLFVVKQAQKYGLFDAGGQKILGPSYDRIAETHNGLFIVRRRGKEGLMNERGMYVIPLKYKQIAELSPGRFLCQVILE, from the coding sequence ATGGGCCTCAAGAACAAATCAGGCAAAATCCTCATCACTCCACGCTACGACAAACTAGGCTGGAGCGATGGCTCTGACCTCTCGACAGATGATGTCATCGGGTATCAACAAGGTCAGCTCTGGGGACTTGTTTCTCTCAGCAACAAGCGAGTGACTGCTGCAAAATATTACAGCCTTCGCGCCGTACATCGCGGCTTAATTATCGCTTCACTCAAAGGCCGATTCTCCAACCTCCTCTTCTATGGCACGATCAATTCAAAGGGTCAAACTATCATTGACTTTCAGAATCAATCTTTGGAGGTCGATCACGACCTCCTCATCTTATCCGAAAAAAGAAACAACCAACGCTACTATGGACTCTATAATCAATCCAACCAAGAACTCCTCCCCAAACAGTACCACCACATCCAGCATCTGCATCGTGACCTATTCAGCTATACCGACACGCTAGGGTACACAGGTGTCATCCACCGAAATGGCAGCATCAAACTCCCTCCCGAACTAGACAGTCTCTCCCTACTCAACGAAGAATACATCAAAACCTACCGTACTGGAAAAGAAGGCTTGCTCGATGCTCAAGGCCAAGTCATCCTGCCTCCCCTCTACAAAACTATCATAGACAAATACAACTACGTCCCATTTGCACAGTATGAGATCAAAGACACAACAGATCAAGTCTTGAATACCTGGTCTGCGGACTCTATACAGTGGATCGGAGATCGGTTCATTGCCATATACACCAACGGATGGATGGATGTGAAAAACAGTCAAAACGAAACCATATACGAAGGACGTCAACCACTACGTGTTCGTGCCTTCAAGGAGCACCTCATACTCCAGAGACCCAATCGCTCCGACATCATCTCTCCTTCTGAACACTCCTTTTCGCAGATGAGCTTTGATAGCATCAAGGTAGACACACACTACCTATTTGGATATTCGGACCATGCTTGGAATATCTACAACAATTTTGGACGTCAGCTCAATGAAAAATCCATCGAAGACATCCTTCCCGAAAGCAACAACTTGATCCCGGTGCAGCGAAACGGCTACTGGGGTTACCTAGACCACCGTGGCAACACAGCAATCACCTATAAGTATGATGAAGTGACTCCCTTCGTTGGTCAAATCGCTCGTGTCAAATACCTCGGCTATCAGCAGCTCATCAATCAATTTGGAGAGGTCGTAGGCGAAGCGTCTTATGATTCGATATGGGTCAAAAACAACAACACTGCCGTGACAAGGAGTAGAAGTCGCACCGACATCCTCAACAACAATGGAGCCGCGCTCTTCCAAACCTACAACACCCTGGCACCACACACGATGGGGTATCTGGAAGTCACAGAAAACAACAAAATAGGCTTGGTGAATCACCGAGGAAAAACCCTCTTTCATCCCGAATACGACTACATTTCGGACTTGATCCAGGACAAGTTCATCATTCTAAAAAGAGGAAACGAAATAGCTGTCTCCTACAAAGACGGTTCATACTTGATTCCTTTCACCAGTCGATTTGAAGACATTTTAGACATTTCGGAAGGCATGTTGTCCATCCAAAAAAATGGCAAATACGGCTTCATCAATTTTGATCAAGAACTGCATATTGCTCATCGTTACGACAGTGTGGGGGTATTTTCGGGGCAGCTGGCTCCTGTCAAGCTCAATGGACACTGGGGCTTTGTCTCTCCCAAAGAAGAACTTCTTATCCAGCCCAATCTAGACAGTGTCTCTCACTTCTCCAACCATATGTCTATCGTCAAGAGAGAAGATCACTATGGCATCTACAACGACCAAGGGGAACTCAAAGTCGCTATAGAATATGACGCAATACGGCGAACATCTCATCAACTCTTCGTGGTGAAACAAGCACAAAAGTACGGGCTATTCGATGCAGGTGGACAAAAAATACTCGGCCCATCCTACGACCGTATTGCAGAAACCCACAACGGGCTGTTCATCGTACGCCGCAGAGGCAAAGAAGGGTTGATGAATGAGCGAGGCATGTATGTAATCCCCCTCAAGTACAAGCAAATCGCAGAGCTATCGCCTGGGCGCTTCTTGTGCCAAGTGATTTTGGAATAA
- a CDS encoding pitrilysin family protein, with the protein MLDRTIAPLAGEIAYSPLQEVTEDRTINDIPLYTLDAGVQPVFKLELQLQSGIWYESQRAVSWCTAKMLLEGTPHKSGREISELFDALGAFVEVSAGFDDVSISIYGVNKTFDQVLDLLMEILTESNFPVEAIERLKSIRIDQLKVNDQKNDMLASKRMREAVFGLDHPYGHALQAQEIEAITREIVVDYFEQSLFNQPKIYLSGRIDSVMWRSVQEKFGRLNALQNDGEVFVKKGSHEELFVEREDSLQSSLRVAWDIPAKGSEGYFDYLLANTFLGGYFGSRLMKNIREEKGYTYGISSYPIHLKHASFAVISTDIKAEHTRDTLDEIRREIELLRTKGVSEDEMKSVSNYMAGSFLASISTPFQLMKKFQKVHDLGLDYAYYESYFAALRVVTSEQVQHAMEQYFDMNKPFLSIVGKK; encoded by the coding sequence ATGCTGGATAGGACAATTGCCCCTCTTGCAGGGGAGATAGCCTATTCGCCCTTGCAAGAGGTGACCGAGGATAGGACTATCAATGATATTCCATTGTATACGCTAGATGCAGGTGTACAGCCTGTATTCAAACTAGAGCTGCAGCTTCAGTCAGGGATTTGGTATGAGAGCCAGCGTGCGGTGTCTTGGTGCACGGCGAAGATGCTTCTTGAAGGCACTCCTCACAAATCAGGAAGGGAAATTTCGGAATTGTTTGATGCCTTGGGAGCTTTTGTGGAAGTTTCTGCGGGATTCGACGATGTGTCGATTTCTATCTATGGAGTCAACAAGACCTTTGACCAAGTTTTGGATTTGCTGATGGAGATTTTGACTGAGTCGAATTTTCCAGTAGAAGCGATCGAGAGACTGAAGTCCATTCGGATCGATCAACTCAAGGTCAATGACCAAAAGAATGATATGCTGGCATCTAAAAGGATGCGAGAAGCAGTGTTTGGTTTGGATCACCCATATGGGCATGCCTTGCAGGCTCAAGAGATTGAAGCAATTACTCGTGAAATAGTTGTGGACTATTTCGAACAGTCATTGTTCAACCAACCCAAGATTTATCTTTCAGGGCGTATTGACTCAGTAATGTGGCGAAGTGTCCAAGAAAAATTTGGTAGATTAAACGCCTTGCAAAACGATGGGGAGGTGTTTGTGAAGAAGGGTTCTCATGAAGAGCTCTTTGTGGAGAGGGAGGATAGTTTGCAGTCTTCATTGCGTGTGGCGTGGGATATCCCAGCCAAGGGATCGGAGGGGTACTTTGATTATTTACTTGCCAATACCTTTTTGGGTGGATACTTCGGTTCTCGTTTGATGAAAAACATACGCGAAGAAAAGGGCTACACCTATGGGATCAGTTCTTATCCGATTCATTTGAAGCACGCTTCCTTTGCAGTCATTTCGACGGATATCAAGGCCGAGCATACACGGGATACACTAGACGAAATCCGAAGAGAGATAGAGTTGCTAAGGACCAAAGGAGTATCTGAGGATGAAATGAAATCGGTTTCCAATTATATGGCGGGATCGTTTTTGGCTTCTATTAGTACGCCGTTTCAGTTGATGAAGAAGTTTCAGAAGGTGCATGATTTGGGGTTAGATTATGCTTACTACGAGTCTTATTTTGCCGCGCTGCGGGTAGTGACTAGCGAGCAAGTGCAGCACGCTATGGAGCAGTATTTTGATATGAACAAGCCTTTCCTCTCTATTGTAGGAAAGAAATAG
- the porV gene encoding type IX secretion system outer membrane channel protein PorV: MNTKGIIGLMVIATMIVQSQGFAQSGFLNGQDPDRRVITTAVPFVAFAPDSRASGMGDVGVATSADANSVHWNNGKLAFIETKYGGSISYSPWLATITNDMSLVYLSGYYQIDRVQTIGVSMRYFDMGSIQLTGDSGEILGEDNPREGALDATYSRKLSEHLGIGVSARYIWSNLIGSVSGVSQKGHSLAVDIGTYYNKDIRLGATNANLALGAHISNIGQKVTYSTDEFKDFIPINLRLGTALTLELDPFNSLTFALDFNKLLVPTPPLYEYDDQGNYVYENGERVIDKGDRPGQNLIKGMIGSFSDAPDGFPEEMSEIMISAGAEYWYRELFAARAGYFYEAESKGGRQYFTLGVGFRYQVFGVDFSYLIPSKQNNPLAETIRFSLLFNFTKQENKEDLN, encoded by the coding sequence ATGAATACTAAAGGGATTATAGGGCTGATGGTGATAGCGACCATGATTGTGCAGTCACAGGGATTTGCCCAATCTGGGTTTTTGAATGGTCAGGATCCAGATCGTAGGGTGATTACTACAGCAGTGCCGTTTGTGGCATTTGCACCGGACTCTAGAGCGTCGGGCATGGGAGATGTGGGGGTGGCTACTTCGGCAGATGCCAATAGCGTCCACTGGAACAATGGGAAGCTGGCTTTCATCGAGACCAAATACGGAGGATCGATCTCGTATTCTCCTTGGCTCGCTACCATCACCAACGACATGTCACTAGTTTACTTGTCAGGTTACTATCAAATTGATCGAGTACAGACTATCGGAGTATCGATGCGTTACTTTGACATGGGTAGTATCCAGTTGACGGGAGATTCTGGAGAAATATTGGGAGAAGACAACCCACGAGAGGGTGCTTTGGATGCGACTTATTCTCGTAAGCTGAGTGAGCATTTGGGAATCGGCGTGTCGGCTAGATACATTTGGTCCAATCTCATAGGTAGTGTGTCTGGTGTGAGCCAAAAAGGGCACAGCTTGGCGGTAGATATAGGGACCTACTACAACAAAGATATTCGTCTCGGAGCGACCAATGCCAACTTGGCCTTGGGAGCACATATTTCCAACATCGGTCAGAAGGTAACCTACAGTACGGATGAATTCAAAGATTTTATTCCAATCAATTTGCGTCTGGGTACAGCACTTACTTTGGAGCTTGACCCATTCAATAGCCTGACCTTTGCCTTGGATTTCAACAAATTGCTTGTCCCGACACCTCCGCTCTATGAATATGATGATCAAGGCAACTATGTTTATGAAAATGGAGAAAGAGTGATTGACAAAGGGGATAGGCCTGGCCAAAATTTAATCAAAGGGATGATTGGTTCATTCAGTGATGCACCAGATGGGTTTCCAGAGGAAATGTCTGAGATCATGATTTCTGCTGGGGCAGAATATTGGTACAGAGAGTTGTTCGCTGCACGTGCAGGATACTTCTACGAAGCAGAATCCAAAGGAGGGAGACAGTATTTCACATTAGGGGTTGGTTTTAGATACCAAGTTTTTGGGGTCGATTTTTCTTATTTGATTCCAAGCAAACAGAACAATCCACTGGCAGAGACGATCCGTTTCTCTTTGTTGTTCAATTTTACAAAGCAAGAAAATAAAGAAGACTTGAATTGA
- the porU gene encoding type IX secretion system sortase PorU: MKKKIEYIVWGLFVSMGLSMPVLAQQNSVLSKGNWYQMAVLEEGVYRVDAELLDQLGIERGSLDPDRLAVYGNSYNGTLPQANAMDRPVDLLENSTYAVGLADGQFDREDYLLFYARSSDLVYFDTLRSVFAFENNFYSDTSFYYLTVKDEAAKRMTERAAGTVSGSASETYWKLSTHELDDSNLLNSGRLWLGEIFNNSQPSRTIEFDATGLVQGSDAMVLSAVVTYKVVTASSFQFALNGLPIDTIQMIPVGGGEYDTQAFIGRDTIRVDEVQGDALSLEVTFSISSGNARGYLDYAHLMSLHSLDVRNGFLSFYPKGEQAYRIISGDDPMLIWDVSTPTDPIGQLYMKQGDEVVFERSVGSRQYVAFEESQIKSPIAVGAIANQNLHGLGAAEVIYVTTRAFETEVQRLANYRTARDGLLTHVVTVDQVYHEFSSGRQDLSALRDFLKYQYDQYGVLKYVTLVGDGSYDYKDRVRGNNNLVPIYESRNSIDPIDTYSSEDFLGFMEEDEGEWVESYGGDNTLELGIGRIPAKTVSEVSAYVNKIIRYETSSLGYGNWRNKLVFVADDGDNNIHQRDANRMANYVDTVGAELNVRKVFLDSYEQFGLHPNQRSPQANAAFLEAISNGTVIVNYTGHGNEQQLADEKIMSIEIIEGLSNRNLLPFFVTATCDFGNYDNPLVVSGGEQILLSAQGGSIGLLASTRPVLASTNYALNLAMYQALLAKTPDGYYPRLGDMIRVTKNTSLSGVRNRNYALLGDASMRLAFPERTVRLTHINDKALGELDSLGALGKYKIRGQVLSGDVTDEGFDGQVTVTILDKPTEFRTLGDESSAQTYSERDVVLFQGKATVNEGVFDLEVIIPKNIDYSFGEGKISFYAVNSFNTLDGHGVFSEVIVGGSVSGAEEDRRAPEMSLYLGNTDFRDGGKVNASTILLARLTDENGINTSKLGFGNDIVLYLDDSTGIALNDYYTADLDTYQAGWVMYPMDNLTKGHHELTLVAFDSYNNRVEETIGFYVSEKDDIELSDVMNYPNPMHEETTFRFSHDRLGEDLEISLSIANLQGQVILSQVYDIIDAPATIDGIIWDGTGANGSKVKKGIYIYSLKVRSRVDGGKAQAFRKLMVLD, from the coding sequence GTGAAAAAAAAGATAGAGTATATCGTATGGGGACTCTTTGTATCCATGGGCTTATCGATGCCCGTGCTAGCGCAACAGAATTCGGTGCTGAGCAAGGGGAATTGGTACCAAATGGCGGTGTTGGAAGAAGGAGTATACCGGGTAGATGCAGAGCTGTTGGATCAACTGGGGATTGAGAGGGGCTCTCTAGATCCAGACCGATTGGCAGTATATGGCAATTCGTACAATGGAACCTTGCCTCAAGCCAACGCGATGGATCGTCCAGTGGATTTGCTAGAAAACAGTACCTATGCGGTAGGGTTGGCTGATGGTCAATTCGACAGAGAAGACTACTTGCTTTTTTATGCTAGGTCTTCAGACTTGGTGTATTTTGACACCCTTCGATCTGTTTTTGCATTCGAAAATAATTTTTATAGTGACACTTCCTTTTATTATTTGACGGTAAAAGATGAGGCTGCCAAGCGCATGACTGAGAGGGCTGCGGGAACAGTGTCTGGCTCTGCTTCAGAGACGTATTGGAAACTGTCTACTCATGAACTCGACGACTCGAATCTCCTTAATTCTGGTCGGCTATGGTTGGGCGAAATTTTCAACAATTCGCAACCGAGTAGGACCATAGAATTTGATGCGACAGGTCTGGTACAAGGCTCAGACGCTATGGTACTTAGTGCTGTAGTGACTTATAAGGTAGTTACAGCCTCTTCGTTTCAGTTTGCACTCAATGGCCTGCCTATCGATACGATACAAATGATACCTGTCGGAGGAGGTGAGTATGATACGCAGGCTTTCATTGGCAGAGATACGATTCGTGTAGATGAGGTACAGGGAGACGCACTTTCTTTAGAAGTCACATTCTCTATTTCTTCTGGAAATGCTCGAGGGTACCTCGATTATGCGCATTTGATGAGTCTACATTCTTTGGATGTGCGCAACGGATTTTTGTCCTTTTATCCGAAAGGAGAACAAGCATATCGAATCATTTCTGGAGATGACCCTATGTTGATATGGGATGTGTCTACTCCGACTGATCCGATAGGTCAGCTGTATATGAAGCAGGGAGATGAGGTGGTTTTTGAACGCAGCGTTGGGTCTCGCCAATATGTAGCTTTTGAGGAATCGCAGATAAAGAGTCCCATAGCAGTAGGAGCAATTGCCAATCAAAATCTACACGGGTTAGGCGCGGCAGAGGTGATATATGTCACGACAAGGGCTTTTGAGACTGAGGTGCAGCGATTGGCCAACTACCGTACAGCCCGCGACGGTTTGCTTACCCATGTGGTGACAGTGGATCAGGTTTACCATGAATTTTCATCTGGAAGGCAGGACCTCTCTGCGCTTCGTGATTTTCTCAAGTATCAATACGATCAGTATGGCGTGTTGAAGTATGTGACATTGGTGGGAGATGGGTCCTACGACTACAAGGATAGAGTGAGAGGAAACAACAACTTGGTGCCAATCTATGAATCGCGCAATTCGATTGATCCAATAGATACATATTCCTCGGAAGATTTTTTGGGTTTCATGGAGGAGGATGAGGGCGAATGGGTTGAGTCCTACGGTGGAGACAATACTTTGGAACTTGGTATCGGTCGTATCCCTGCCAAGACAGTAAGTGAGGTCAGTGCCTATGTCAACAAAATCATTCGCTACGAAACGAGCAGCCTAGGCTATGGCAATTGGCGAAACAAATTGGTGTTCGTTGCGGACGATGGAGACAACAACATTCATCAGCGCGATGCAAATCGAATGGCAAATTATGTAGATACCGTCGGGGCTGAACTCAATGTTAGGAAGGTTTTTCTAGATAGCTATGAACAGTTTGGCTTGCATCCAAACCAACGCTCCCCTCAAGCCAATGCAGCATTTTTAGAGGCGATTTCAAACGGGACAGTGATTGTAAATTATACCGGTCATGGCAATGAACAACAGCTGGCTGACGAAAAAATCATGAGCATAGAGATTATAGAGGGATTGTCGAACCGAAATTTATTGCCTTTTTTCGTCACTGCAACCTGTGACTTTGGCAACTATGACAACCCCCTAGTAGTCTCTGGGGGTGAACAAATCTTGTTGAGTGCACAGGGAGGGTCGATAGGACTGCTGGCGTCTACTCGCCCTGTGTTGGCAAGTACCAATTATGCGCTCAACTTAGCCATGTATCAAGCACTCTTGGCAAAAACTCCTGACGGTTACTACCCACGACTTGGAGATATGATTCGAGTGACGAAAAACACCAGTTTGTCAGGAGTTCGCAACCGCAATTATGCGCTACTTGGAGATGCGAGCATGCGCTTGGCCTTTCCGGAGAGGACAGTCCGCCTCACACATATCAACGATAAAGCCCTCGGTGAGCTAGATAGCTTGGGGGCATTGGGCAAGTATAAGATCAGGGGGCAGGTATTGTCTGGAGACGTGACGGATGAGGGGTTTGACGGTCAGGTTACGGTGACGATTCTTGATAAGCCGACGGAGTTTAGAACCTTGGGAGATGAATCCAGTGCTCAGACATACAGTGAGCGAGATGTGGTGCTGTTTCAGGGGAAGGCGACGGTGAATGAAGGGGTATTTGATCTTGAAGTGATTATCCCCAAAAATATTGATTATTCATTTGGCGAAGGGAAAATTAGTTTTTATGCGGTGAATTCCTTCAATACACTGGATGGTCATGGAGTGTTTAGCGAAGTGATAGTAGGCGGGTCAGTCTCGGGGGCCGAAGAAGACCGTCGTGCACCAGAGATGTCGTTGTATCTTGGCAATACAGATTTTAGGGATGGTGGAAAAGTCAATGCAAGCACGATTTTGCTGGCCCGATTGACCGATGAAAATGGTATCAATACGTCCAAGTTAGGGTTTGGAAATGATATCGTTCTATACCTTGATGACAGTACTGGAATCGCCCTCAATGATTACTATACGGCGGATTTGGATACCTATCAGGCTGGTTGGGTGATGTACCCGATGGACAACCTGACCAAAGGGCATCATGAATTGACACTCGTGGCATTTGATTCGTACAACAACCGTGTGGAAGAGACCATCGGATTTTATGTTTCAGAGAAGGACGATATAGAACTGAGTGATGTCATGAACTATCCCAACCCTATGCATGAGGAGACCACCTTTCGTTTTAGTCACGATCGTTTAGGAGAAGATTTGGAAATTTCTCTATCCATTGCGAATTTACAAGGTCAGGTGATACTCTCCCAAGTGTATGATATCATAGACGCTCCGGCTACAATTGACGGCATTATTTGGGACGGAACGGGGGCAAATGGGAGTAAAGTGAAAAAAGGAATCTATATTTATAGCCTAAAAGTGCGAAGCAGAGTGGATGGAGGAAAAGCACAAGCGTTTCGAAAGCTCATGGTTTTGGACTAG
- the pssA gene encoding CDP-diacylglycerol--serine O-phosphatidyltransferase: MSIRNFIPNLLTCLNLIFGCLAMIEIFGGAYDQAIYYVFLSGIADFLDGFAARLLKATSNIGKDLDSLADMVSFGVVPAFVMYKMIEANTTIEYVPYIALIIVAYSALRLAKFNNDERQTDTFHGLPVPANALFLCTLPLLAEEPIFFDVLSNPWWLALISVGMASLLITDVKLLALKFKHFGWKGNEARYVILGGALVALLTFQLLAIPFVIVFYFLGSIIVNRLAISKD, encoded by the coding sequence ATGAGCATCCGCAATTTTATACCCAACCTGCTGACATGCCTCAATTTGATTTTTGGTTGTTTGGCGATGATAGAGATTTTCGGAGGAGCCTATGATCAAGCGATTTATTATGTTTTTCTGTCTGGGATAGCGGATTTTTTGGATGGTTTCGCTGCGAGACTGCTCAAAGCGACTTCCAATATCGGAAAGGATCTCGATTCCTTGGCTGATATGGTGTCTTTTGGTGTGGTGCCAGCTTTTGTGATGTACAAGATGATTGAAGCGAATACAACCATCGAGTATGTGCCTTATATAGCTTTGATCATCGTAGCATATTCGGCACTTCGTCTGGCAAAATTCAATAATGATGAACGGCAGACAGATACTTTTCATGGATTGCCTGTCCCAGCCAATGCACTTTTCTTGTGCACCTTGCCGTTACTTGCCGAAGAACCTATATTTTTCGATGTGTTGAGCAACCCGTGGTGGTTGGCGCTGATTTCAGTAGGAATGGCCAGTTTGTTGATCACAGATGTGAAATTGCTTGCCCTCAAGTTCAAGCACTTTGGATGGAAGGGAAATGAGGCGAGATACGTCATTTTGGGAGGAGCATTGGTTGCTCTGCTTACATTTCAGCTTTTGGCAATACCTTTTGTGATAGTTTTTTACTTTCTAGGCTCTATTATTGTCAATAGATTGGCAATCTCAAAGGATTGA
- a CDS encoding MBL fold metallo-hydrolase codes for MIQIHNFVFNPFYENTYVVFDETKEALIIDPGCYEDTEKEELTAYIEKHGLKVTQLINTHCHIDHVLGNAFVKKKYGVELYIHPEDEATLRSVEVYAPAYGFTDYRTTEADHFINEGDKIKFGDSALDVFFTPGHAPGHVVLTNAEQKICIGGDVLFDGSVGRTDLPGGDFEVLMTSIREKLFVLADDMVVYPGHGGTTTIGKEKESNPFCGVSK; via the coding sequence ATGATCCAGATACACAATTTCGTTTTTAATCCCTTTTATGAAAACACTTACGTTGTCTTCGATGAGACCAAGGAGGCTTTGATCATCGATCCGGGATGTTATGAAGATACAGAAAAAGAGGAGCTCACGGCATATATCGAGAAGCATGGACTGAAAGTCACCCAGCTCATCAATACACATTGTCACATCGACCATGTCCTTGGCAATGCTTTCGTCAAGAAAAAGTATGGCGTGGAACTGTACATTCACCCAGAGGACGAAGCGACGTTGAGATCGGTGGAGGTTTATGCACCAGCATATGGGTTTACCGATTACCGTACGACCGAGGCGGATCATTTTATCAATGAGGGCGATAAGATCAAATTTGGGGATTCTGCATTGGACGTATTTTTCACTCCAGGGCATGCCCCTGGACATGTGGTGCTGACCAATGCAGAACAGAAAATATGCATTGGTGGAGATGTGCTATTTGACGGCAGTGTGGGACGTACTGATTTGCCCGGGGGGGATTTTGAGGTGCTGATGACGAGTATTCGGGAAAAGCTGTTTGTACTGGCAGATGACATGGTCGTCTACCCTGGGCATGGTGGCACGACGACTATTGGCAAAGAAAAGGAGTCCAACCCATTTTGTGGAGTATCCAAATGA